A stretch of Apis cerana isolate GH-2021 linkage group LG1, AcerK_1.0, whole genome shotgun sequence DNA encodes these proteins:
- the LOC108002425 gene encoding CWF19-like protein 1 gives MTEKQKVLICGDVEGHFKFLFNKIDAINKKSGPFDFLLCVGNFFGKNNTELEDYKIGIKNIPVPTYIIGANRQADLNNYPEIDGCEICQNLTYLGKRGLYTASSGLKIAYIGGIESNSSEMKSICFDENDVMSIKQACLKGQPSFRGIDILMSSPWPADVTNLDPNKPNFKYQGSKLIAWLAAQVKPRYHVSALEGIHYERPPYRNQSLQEGNIEIATRFIALAPIINNQKKKWLYALNLTPVDRTRLSDLIMKTTDETDTPYPKSMLSNNPSLQKLEQLKQTQFFYDMESKETNKRSKSSEGSNKRSKPEFDQAKCWFCLSSPEVSKHLVISVGTEVYVALARGGLVENHFLILPITHHQSLSILPKEVKEEIELYKTAISMYYATMDKVPVFFERNFKTSHCQLQVVPVHENQIPALKETFMEMAECNNFKMSELAPHTDLQQIAKPGVLYFYVELPGREKLYYRIKKDFPLQFGREVLASDRILDLDDRADWKDCQMDEEEEIELAKRIRREFQPFDLDT, from the exons atgactGAAAAGCAAAAAGTGTTAATTTGTGGAGATGTTGAGggacattttaaatttttatttaataaaattgatgctattaataaaaaaagtggaccttttgattttttattatgtgttggaaatttttttggtaaaaataatacagaacttgaagattataaaattggtataaaaaatataccagtTCCAACATATATTATTGGTGCTAATAGGCAAgctgatttaaataattatccagAGATAGATGGTTGTGAAATATGTCAAAATCTTACTTATCTTGGAAAACGTGGATTATATACTGCTAGTTCTGGACTTAAAATAGCATATATTGGTGGTATAGAAAGTAATTCTTCAGAAATGAAATCCATTTGTTTTGATGAAAATGATGTTATGTCGATTAAGCAAGCTTGCTTAAAAGGTCAACCTAGTTTTCGTGGAATTGACATCTTGATGAGTTCTCCTTGGCCAGCTGATGTTACAAATTTAGATCCTAATAAACCAAACTTTAAATATCAAGgttcaaaattaattgcatGGTTAGCTGCTCAAGTAAAACCAAGATATCATGTATCAGCATTAGAAGGAATTCATTATGAAAGACCTCCATATAG aaatcaaaGTTTACAAGaaggaaatattgaaattgcaaCAAGATTTATAGCACTTGcacctataataaataatcaaaaaaagaaatggttaTATGCATTGAATCTAACTCCTGTTGATAGAACTCGTTTATctgatttaattatgaaaactaCAGATGAAACAGATACTCCATATCCTAAATCAATGTTATCAAATAATCCATCCTTACAAAAATTGGAACAGTTAAAACagacacaatttttttatgatatggaatctaaagaaacaaataaaagatcAAAGTCTTCTGAAGGTTCTAATAAAAGATCAAAACCAGAATTTGATCAAGCAAAATGTTGGTTTTGTTTGTCAAGTCCTGAAGTTTCCAAGCATTTAGTAATATCAGTTGGTACAGAAGTTTATGTTGCACTTGCTAGAGGTGGATTagttgaaaatcattttttaattttaccaatAACACATCATCAGAGCCTTTCTATTTTACCAAAAgaagtaaaagaagaaattgaattatacaaAACTGCAATATCCATGTATTATGCTACTATGGATAAAGTGCCAGTATTTTTTGaacgtaattttaaaacatctcATTGTCAATTACAAGTAGTACCGGTTCATGAAAATCAAATACCAGCTCTGAAAGAAACATTTATg gaAATGGcagaatgtaataattttaaaatgtcagAATTGGCTCCACATACCGATTTGCAACAAATTGCAAAACCAGgtgttctatatttttatgtagaatTACCAggtagagaaaaattatattatagaataaaaaaagattttccacTTCAATTTGGTAGAGAAGTACTAGCTTCAGATAGAATATTAGATCTTGATGACCGAGCTGATTGGAAAGATTGTCAAATGGatgaagaggaagaaattgaattagcAAAACGAATTAGAAGAGAATTTCAACCATTTGATTTagatacttaa